A single window of Synechococcus sp. CBW1004 DNA harbors:
- a CDS encoding acyltransferase, with product MALHSTVQVDPTAIVDEGATIAADCRIWHWVHICAGAIIGERCSFGQNVYVGNRVLIGSNVKIQNNVSVYDNVTLEDDVFCGPSMVFTNVINPRSAVSRRHEYRSTLVQRGASLGANCTILCGCVIGSYAFIAAGAVVTRDVKPFAIMAGVPARQMGWMSAHGERIPLPLQGEGEWCCPHNGDRYLLSGDRLLCTSAASRA from the coding sequence CCCTGCATTCAACGGTCCAGGTTGACCCCACGGCCATTGTGGATGAGGGGGCCACAATCGCTGCCGACTGCCGCATCTGGCACTGGGTGCATATCTGCGCCGGGGCCATCATCGGTGAACGATGCTCATTTGGCCAGAACGTCTATGTCGGGAACCGCGTCCTGATTGGCAGCAACGTCAAGATCCAGAACAACGTCTCGGTCTATGACAACGTCACCTTGGAGGACGATGTTTTCTGCGGACCGAGCATGGTATTCACCAATGTGATCAATCCCCGTTCGGCAGTGAGCCGCAGACACGAATACCGCTCGACCCTGGTACAACGCGGCGCCAGTCTCGGAGCCAATTGCACGATCCTTTGTGGCTGCGTCATCGGCAGCTACGCTTTCATCGCTGCCGGCGCCGTGGTCACCCGTGACGTCAAGCCTTTTGCGATCATGGCAGGAGTGCCAGCCCGGCAGATGGGCTGGATGAGCGCCCATGGCGAGCGCATTCCTCTACCTCTGCAGGGTGAGGGAGAATGGTGCTGCCCACACAACGGTGATCGATACCTCCTGAGTGGAGATCGGTTGCTCTGCACTTCCGCTGCATCCCGGGCCTGA